The window atatatatatatatatatatatatatatacatatatatatatatatatatatatacatatatatatatatatgtctaacATTACTACAGCAAGTATTATTTGTCTATTTATCCTCAGGCCAATAATGATTCTGCCTTCCTTGGACGAATGTACAATAGCAATTCGATGTTGTCCTGTTTATTTTGAACTTAGAAAAAATGGACCCACTCCTACGATAGCATTACcttatagaataatatttgccGTTGCAACGCAACgttcaatattaatttatgataCTCAACAAATTTCTCCGATAGCCGTGATatcaaatattcattataccAGATTAACCGACATTGCGTGGTTCGTAAAAgacttttgtataattttttcaacaCGATCATTGTACAAATAAGCAGAAACATATaagtttttattctttacagGTCTAGCAATGGCCGTATCTTAGTTGTATCTTCTACGGATGGTTATTGCTCGATAATACATTTTTCGGAGGACGAACTAGGCCATGTGCATAACGTCAAAGGTGCAACGATTACTTCAACTGTACTtcgaaatagtaataataacaacaacaacaacgaaagAATTACGCCAAATACGTCAGGCTCTGCGATTGAAACGAAAGATAATACCTTGCTTCTTGATATAGATACGAATGCAATGGACGTTGATGTAAccaaatataaagaaataaaagcgCAAAGTAGGGATGATCAATGTGAAGAAAATTGTcatgaaaatgacgatataaTGGAGCGGAATAATTGCAATTCATCGGAGTGCAGTTTGGCTAAAGATCAATGTGTTAATAAAAGTGAGGGAACGATAGAAGAAACCGAAGATATTAAATTAGTTTATAATGAAGAGAGCGACAATGATACAAGATCAGGAATTAAAAGGAATACgcctaataaaataaagacatCTTCggtaatatcgaaaaagaCACCGCGAAGGGTGAAATTGATAACTCTTTCCagttccaaaagaaaaaaataactaacGTCATTAACTCCATTCATTTTATCAAgtttattatgtaaataagcCGAAAACgactataatatttctattatttttctaacacttttctataataattagcaaaatatatataaaatagtgtTTTTCTTAAACTTGATCCTCTATTATTCCCCCCCATCAAtgcatatttcaatattaatttttctttcattttgtatataatCGATCGTTATATGGACTTTTAAAGCGATTTATCTCGATCGAAGTTGTCCCTTTCAATATATCGAACGACTACGACTTAATCCATAGAGCGCGCACGACTCTCGTCTTAaccttctttattttgcacGTCTAACGTCTGACGCATATCTATATTACGTCAAATTAATCtgtaaagaattatttatatttcaaatataatttcatccACCATGCAaagttttaacaaatttttcttaaatccaACGACTATTAATCTGAGTGAGTAAAACTCTCGAGGTTATGTTTATTCTTATCTACCAAAAGATcaagttttatttattgtttatttaattttttaacagcATGCATCAGGTATGCATCAAAGAAAAGTAGTACCAGTACAAGAAATAAACCTATTAAGACAAGACCGAAGCACAGAGGTATCCGTGTAAATGATGGTGGTTTTGTACAGGCAGGAACAATACTTGCTACTCAATTGAAACCTAGATTTCATCCTGGtctaaatgtaaattaaatacgctttataaatatttctttctatcgaaTATCACATAactgtgctctctctctctctctctctctccttaggTCGGCTTGGGAAGAGATGGAACATTGTTTGCTATGGAGGCAGGAAAGGTGTTGGTAACTTGCGAGAAGATCAATCTTAATTTTGATCATAATTGGGTGATAAAACATTATGCAGGTCGGGAAGGACAAACTATCTATAAGAAACATTTCAACGTAATACCAATGCCTCAACACGATCGTTTTAAGCTGATCAATGCCATTTAGACTAGAGAATTTTATTAAGTAATTCCTACAGAAGAGAATGTAtgattaattaagataatataaacaatgcaTAATGCAATGATTTAACACTTTTCAAACAGAAAAGtccttaaaaataatattaaaaataatattacaatataagtcgagagagagagaatttaatttatacgattattaattacgTATACTACTTTACAATCGCTCCTATCTGTTTTCAGCCCACTGAAATGATTGATAATTTACACTTTTACCACCTTCAGAGAATGTGGCCAATATTTGGGTTTTTCTAACGTGACTTGCAATACGACATTGCCCAATAAGCTCTGTGATAGGTATTTCCTCGTTTCTGCTTTTGCATTGAATTATAAATTGAGAATGAAACATAATCGGATCGCctgtaaaaatatgaattaatatgtataattataaacacaTGTAAAGTTCCTTTTGGAGATAATAGCAGTTAAGACTAATAAATGTTGTAATAAAGTagtcatatacgtgtatatgtatatatatatagatacctGGATACACTAGGAAGTCGCCACCGAACTTTTCTCCATTCGTTATGTAATAACCTCGTTCCCAAAGGTCTTTAAATGTAGCATATCGAAGTTTTTCTTGTACGCTATTAGGATATTTCCATTCAACTATCTCAAAGTTGCCCCCATTACACCATGGATAAGctaataaacaaaatgataaataatatatatcgtatacgtTTTTTGCAATagacgaaatatttcattctgaCCGACATGTTATTTGGGATAAAAAATTTGACACATTGTCAATATTTTGTACCATATCTTATTACCCGTATGCGTCTGTACAAGTGCTTcacttttttctaatttaggCAATTTTGACATTTGTTCGTCAAAGAGATCTTTAGTATTTACTTCTACATTGTTTAAAGCTTCTTGCAAATCTTTATCCAAAGGTTTtcgcatttttttcttatttgtttctATCCCTAacatttttcgtctttttcctTCCACTATTTTATCCATCATCGCTACAATCtagaatgattttattatcataacaacataaaaattcataaaattgtataattgCAAAtacctgtttttctttttctttctttaaacatttttccTGTTCCATAAACAATATCTCTCTATACTTGTCAAAGGTTTCTTTTAACGATTCGCTCGGTGGGTATTGTAAATGCGAATACTTAACAACacgtgcaatttttttttctaataaaagagaaacttCTTCTGGCAATAAAAGCAATGGAAGACCTGAAAGTACTTCTTGCCGGGGATATTTTGGTAGACAGCCCACTAATTCTCCAGTTATTCTATGATCTTTCCGCAGTCTTAGCCAATcttaaagagagagggggagagagagagagagagagagagagagagagagagagaaataaattataataatcttttacaaaaaaacttttcactctttttttcattgattatgTATCATTCATAAAGAAATGGCATATTGTACGAGAACATTTTTTTACATGATTGCACTATAACCAAACATCATAAcacggaaataataaaaataaaataattttaccgTCCGCGTTCCATATAAAAGCATTACTTTTTGAAAACGTCAAATTGATCATATCTGacatattgaattttttttaatatcaaacgtttttctatttaatctttCACAATCCGTTATTCTGGTAAAGTCCTTGAAGCACTTCAAGATTTATTAGAGTGAAGTTGGCAAGTAATCCGGGTTGGCACCACTAGCaactattttaataatggCAGCCACTGGTGCGCACTATGCACTTTGGGCATGCTAGAGTATTAGCAGCTTGAACAATAAATTTCGAtgattgtgtatatatatatatatatatatatatttatatgctaTTTTATTAACTATGCGACATATGtacttgtaaaaaagaaattcactctataattgattaatactTTAATTGACAACACTgttttaaatacaatatatacctatttttaataaacggcatgtaataattatgtttaaaCGTATACTtacaacatatatatgcatatatgtatgtatgtcaaaATTAATCGacttaatattcatatagGTGGTGAACATCCCGTATTTGTGATTGGGAAGTATCGATTGAGTATTTCTTCGAGTGACCACCATTTATACGGTGGCCcgacatataaaaatatatttactgcATAAAATCCGAAAAAAAATACCAGTGCATAGAAAATGAGCGCGCGCCACGATGGTAGAATTTGGATGTTCGTGAAAGAATGAGATACCGAAgtactagaaaaaaaaaaaaaaaaaaaaaaggaaaaaaaagaaagaaaaaatgttgatATAGATGACACAATATCATGAAAAGTGTTTTGCCTATTGTCTATAATCACTCGCATATTACCGTAATCTTGTTTCTTCGCCAACAATTTTCGACTTTGCCGAACTCGAATGATAGAATTTACAAACTTGTAGTAcgctcttattttcttctagcAAATTCTTTCTCGGTTGCGTTCTCTCGAGAAAATttctgaaataataattgaataatacctacatattacatattttatatatacatatatgtatatatatatatatatatatatatatatatatatatatatatatatacatatatataaatattccctaaatatctataaatatgtTTGAAAAGCACAAGCATTCGATTTACATATTTTCATGAAAACAAACTTGACTAACTCTTTGCTATCTGACATTTGACTTTCACCATCCGACGACGTCGGCCTGATCTTTTCTTCCCTTGCAGTTGCGCAATTCGTTCTTCCTTcctaaatgaaatataatctaATAGGTTAGGATGGTACATATGTTAAGAGAACTGAAGGAAAATGACAAAGTTTTCATCATTTAATACTAACCGTATCGTTTCTCTGTGCTACATTAGGTATAAAATCATCGGAATTCTCCCTGTTCGTAAGCGCACGTTTACTTCGCGACAACGCGATGTTATTTGCAAAACTACAAAGTGATATCGAAAGTGTTTCTTCTCCATCTCCAGAGTCGACCTTTTCTAGGCGTTCCTCGTTATTCATCTCGTTCAAACGGTCCTTGTATATcctaaataaggataatttttttcttgacaTTTCCAATTCAGCGAATCGTCGTACGAGCGACTCACAATTATCGTTGccatctttcttatttttacttttcgaCGAATCTGCGCGATATAAATGTGATACGTTTGCATATAaattaacaaagaaagaaaacaagatcATTTAGAAGGTTGACATACTAACGTCTGTTAAACGATAGTgaagaaagggaggaaaaaaaagggccTTACTTTTGTCCTTCGAATCGATGCGCATCGGTGTTGAGTATGCAGCTGGTAGATGATCTTCCGTATAACATTCTCGATCGAAATTAGAGAATCTTCGAAAATACATAGACGTTATATCGCGGCAAATGGGTGCCgttaatttatcgattaaatatgTTTCACTATTGATCGAATAGATTTCTTTATTGATATCCATAAGATGATTATTAAGgctttcattataataatctctGTTTAAACGACCTTCCTCAAAATGttccacgattttatattgCTTTGTTTCGCGGATGTTCgttttcgattttatattttcaagcaATTTATTACTCGCTGCAGTGAAATCTGCTTGTTGCGTATCCTTATTGGTAAAACGTTGCTCTTTGGTGAAAGGCGAGGCTTTATCCGATGGGAATTTCAATTTCATAGGAGCCAAGTGAACAGGACGGTGTAATTCAAATGGACGGTGTTCCAACTCGTCTATAGAAAAATCTTGGGGGAGTAGATTATCGGATCGAAGAGACGACGAACTAACCGAAGAATCTGTACTACTATCGTTCAATGACCGATAGGTACCTCCGAATGCGTATCCATGAGAGCTTGTTAAATTCTGCCGATCGTTCTGTTTGAGCAGTACGGGAAACTTGTTTACTCTTTCAACTTCTTCACAAGTTGATCCGTCGAaggatttttttctcatttcaatGGCTTCATTGATTAATGGCTCCGCTGATAATGGTTTTATGAAGGCATTAAACGATGGCCGACAAAATAAAACTTTCTTTTCCGGAAGTAGACTAGATTCGGACTTTGATTTACGATTACCTGGTAAAGGATACGTCTTATTAATATCCACGTTTacattaatgattttaataaaggAATTTGGGACATTGTAAATGTTTCCTTCGATATATTACTTACGCTTTATTGCGACTCGTTTGGATGTAACCATAAAGTCTATTGGTAACGATAAATGGTCCATAAATGGTACAAATCTTTCATTATCCGTGTAATCTCCATTACCTTCATCCATAATATCGGCTCTTATTTTGGTAGCAGCGTCGTTATAAGAATTCTTACAGAACGTTAACTTATGaatagtttttcttctttctaatcTAGTTgaactataaataaataataatagaagagaTAAGCGAGATTCTAACGAAATATGTCTATATGCGATAGGAAGGACAAATTATCTTTCCTCATTGACCTGATATTTTccattgatcttttttttcgtggacTTGTAATACATCGAACACTTTTGTCGGATACTTGTATGATTGGATCGCCGACGATGGATTTCGGCACCATTACTACTTTAGGACATTTCGCAGATATAGTAAATTGgtcttgtttctctttcgataTATCATGAGATGcgattatttgattttttttacaactaaaattaaacgataagaaaatgatTGTAAAGAATTTCTAATCTTCGATgatatttttacattcatatcgtatattgaTTTGCTTACAAGCATTCTAGATGATCTTCCTCGTCTA is drawn from Vespa crabro chromosome 10, iyVesCrab1.2, whole genome shotgun sequence and contains these coding sequences:
- the LOC124427602 gene encoding 50S ribosomal protein L27; amino-acid sequence: MQSFNKFFLNPTTINLTCIRYASKKSSTSTRNKPIKTRPKHRGIRVNDGGFVQAGTILATQLKPRFHPGLNVGLGRDGTLFAMEAGKVLVTCEKINLNFDHNWVIKHYAGREGQTIYKKHFNVIPMPQHDRFKLINAI
- the LOC124427598 gene encoding tRNA-splicing endonuclease subunit Sen34 is translated as MSDMINLTFSKSNAFIWNADDWLRLRKDHRITGELVGCLPKYPRQEVLSGLPLLLLPEEVSLLLEKKIARVVKYSHLQYPPSESLKETFDKYREILFMEQEKCLKKEKEKQIVAMMDKIVEGKRRKMLGIETNKKKMRKPLDKDLQEALNNVEVNTKDLFDEQMSKLPKLEKSEALVQTHTAYPWCNGGNFEIVEWKYPNSVQEKLRYATFKDLWERGYYITNGEKFGGDFLVYPGDPIMFHSQFIIQCKSRNEEIPITELIGQCRIASHVRKTQILATFSEGGKSVNYQSFQWAENR
- the LOC124427591 gene encoding uncharacterized protein LOC124427591 gives rise to the protein MPSWKKPRKDDMEEDIRNTKFHLKVTQITEENALLREEIAKLDDRNSILERQQKYFKRQLEQIHEKYSELQREYDEQKDILDEVRRKEKDTNIALQKSTKEQRILLTRLETVELEVVMAQEVTSLKDKLKKVTNERLECTKKKDEIVEKLDEKYNECESLLMTITDLKEANENLRSNYEARENMIKVLRENNRQLEDENAELKLLISMNTRTSTDKLSKTPHSNAEPYCTVHDIPYNRFNDTFLQDSLYDELKASGFTNICSWNDTISYELKKQVQCYELEVDKLIQQTECVFQQLVSGRDKNCLHLIQNINHCTESSEKMTNLEVLKERIQILLDMVKTTSPEPRGIEIGIQVPAISGTIKNLQELSNLDEEDHLECFCKKNQIIASHDISKEKQDQFTISAKCPKVVMVPKSIVGDPIIQVSDKSVRCITSPRKKRSMENISSTRLERRKTIHKLTFCKNSYNDAATKIRADIMDEGNGDYTDNERFVPFMDHLSLPIDFMVTSKRVAIKRNRKSKSESSLLPEKKVLFCRPSFNAFIKPLSAEPLINEAIEMRKKSFDGSTCEEVERVNKFPVLLKQNDRQNLTSSHGYAFGGTYRSLNDSSTDSSVSSSSLRSDNLLPQDFSIDELEHRPFELHRPVHLAPMKLKFPSDKASPFTKEQRFTNKDTQQADFTAASNKLLENIKSKTNIRETKQYKIVEHFEEGRLNRDYYNESLNNHLMDINKEIYSINSETYLIDKLTAPICRDITSMYFRRFSNFDRECYTEDHLPAAYSTPMRIDSKDKNSSKSKNKKDGNDNCESLVRRFAELEMSRKKLSLFRIYKDRLNEMNNEERLEKVDSGDGEETLSISLCSFANNIALSRSKRALTNRENSDDFIPNVAQRNDTEGRTNCATAREEKIRPTSSDGESQMSDSKENFLERTQPRKNLLEENKSVLQVCKFYHSSSAKSKIVGEETRLRTSVSHSFTNIQILPSWRALIFYALVFFFGFYAVNIFLYVGPPYKWWSLEEILNRYFPITNTGCSPPI